The Nicotiana tabacum cultivar K326 chromosome 5, ASM71507v2, whole genome shotgun sequence sequence attctcttttttatttcttttaagtttaAGTTTAAACCATTTCTAAATTTAATGTAATATGTGAATTTGGCGACAAATTAATTAACGCTCAcatattaattattaaattgtcataacatgtttaAGAGCACACGATTTTAGGAATTTTTTAAACATGTTAAATATTTAGCTCATGCATTAAAAGTTTCATCTTTATTAAATTTTGTGTCTAGTAAAAAATCGGTCTCATAAAAATATGTATTTCAAAGTACCGACTAAAGGCCACTTTATATAACTTCAAATTCTCATTTACCATTAACGAGATGATTTGTAACCATACAAATATTTGTAATCATTAACGAGATGATTTGTAACCATACAATTATACAAATGTAGTTTGTTTTGGGTTATAATTTCAAAaggcttttctttctttcttaaattttatgcttaattaaatacaattatacaaaataaaagaTAAAGAGTACTCTTCCCCTCCTAATTTATATGACACTCCTTCTTTTTTAGTCAAGCTCCCTAGAATAATGACTTTTTTTATATTtagtaataatttaattttaacctACTTTGCtctaatgagatgatttatagccacacaataTACAATCAGATATCTCTATAACATCATCCTTATATAACAACACTTTACTATAAAAGCCATATTTTTTCGGaatcaaatattatattttgttataatatatgttctttaTAATAGCAATTCGCTATAACAGCCAAAAATATCCGGAACAAACGAGGTTGTTATAGAAAGGTTTGACTGTATAAGATTTGTACTAAACCATAACTTTCAAAAGTCTTAAACTCCATGTTCAGTCAAACACCACTATATTCACGGAATGCAAATTCTAAATCCGTATCCAATCAAAAAATTTAAACTCATTTatttcttaaactctgtgtccAGTCAATTGCGGAATAAGTCTgcggaatattttttttttcttttttattttcttttttattttctccaTAAGTCTGCGGAATATCAAAGTGGAAATTTCTCACCTTTGATAGTATAAATATGTAACTTAAACATGTGAAAATCTCCACACAAATCATTCGCTCCTCTCTCTTTATAAGCTTCCACTATTTCCTCTTCCCTTTCTCTCTCTTCTGCAAAATATTTTCCAGTTCGAAGAAATTTAGAGAGAGAAACAGTGTGTGTGCGCGCACCGTTACTGTGTGTTTTTCGATCTGTTCCGTTCTCCGTTTAGTAATACAGAGAAGAAATATCAGACATGGCAGCTCAACCGAAGAATGTCGGAATTCTCGCCGTCGAAATTTACTTCCCTCCTACTTGCCTCCCAcaggtaaaaaagaaaaacatagtaCTATTACTTTGGCGATATTTACATAAACAGTGTAAAAGATATTTACATAATTAGCTAACTTAGAAGTAATTACGTTTATATTATATATCTAActgctatttttaatttaagagaTTAAGTAGATGGGTATTTGAGTTAAATCTTCAAAAGAAAAGAACATATTACTTTGACTAATGACTATATTTACATAAACAATatactaaaaaatatttacataattagCTCACTTACAGTTAGAAGTAATTACAGTTAAAATCTCTATAGTAATTCAGTAAAAATAATACTCTATGTGTTTCAATTTAGGCGATAGAATTGGCTTATGGAGAGTTGATTTGACTAAATTTTGAAGCTAAATTGGATTAATTTAActcattattttaaaatttaaattaaaatatttaaaaactatatGAAAAGTAGTATAAGTTGCAACTTTTTTCAGGTCAATAtgatcaaaaaaaatatatttaaaatattggTCAAAACTCGTACAATTTGGCTCTCATAAGCGTAAGCCATTTAAATTAAAACGGATGGAGTAAGGAAAAATCTTTGCATTATCGGtctatataatttaaattcatactTCGGCAAATGAATAAGTAGAAAAACTTGATCATAGATATGTGTAGTAATTACTTTGATTACTGAATAATTAACAtagctttaaaatatttttaatattctaTCTGTATCATTTTATAGGACAATATTACTATTTGAGGACTAGATAAATAATTTTTcacattatttaaaaataatacttaattattaaaaaatgtGATATGTAGTTTATACCAACATGTCATGGATATTTTGTACATTTAATTCGTGACTGTATAGCATATTCACGTGCTCTGTTCTGagattattttttgaaatcaacgttttcagtttattttattttacttttggaATCCCATATTGCAGCCTTTAACTTTAGTCCGTTAAAACCTATGTGCTTTTTAAGGGTCATGTAATATTCAATTATTTTATCTGATTTGCAGTAATTTGGATCTGCTAAtacaagttttttaaaaaaaaaaaaaaacctcccctccccccccaaaaaaaaaaaaaactagaataaaTACCACCATAAAACTGTATAATCAAATTCTTGGCATAAAATCACGCACTGCCATGTGTCTATTTCGTAATTTTTAAACCTTTTTCTCTTTCTTATCCTAttacattttctttctttttatttttctttttcattctttcttcACATCCAAATTTTCCCCGGAAAGAAAATGCagtctggtgcactaagctctcgtGGGGTTTGGGGAAGGATCGGACCATATTGGGTCTTTAAGTACACAATGTGGCTTGAACTCTTTAACTTTTTGGTCACGCGGCAGAAACTTTCTTATTGCGTCAAGACTCCCCTTCATCTGCTAATTTAAGGCAATATTCTGATCACTTaaagaatttaaattatattgtAATTGTTATATAGGAAGCATTGGAGGCTCATGATGGAGCAAGCAAAGGAAAATACACAATCGGTCTTGGACAAGATTGTATGGGCTTTTGCACTGAGGTTGAAGATGTTATATCTATGAGGTATACATCCATTACTCTCGCCATTCCAAAAAGAAAACTTTTCATTTTACCTTTTAGTGACAACTGACAAACTTTTACAGCCACACAAATATTATTGCATGATTAAAACCACAAGTTTCAACAATGTTACAACCACATAAATGTTATAATATATTTAAGAGCACGagtttcaaaagtttttatttttttcttaaactatatGCCGCGTCAAACTGTGCACCTATAAATTGAAATGAAGGGAGTAGTTTGAAAGTGTTTGTAATTTCTTCTGCTAGCTGATTAATTTGATTTCTAGAGTAAAATAATTTAGCTTGTGTAATTTTGGTCAATATACTGTTTCTAATTAAAATGTTCATATTCAGTTTGACAGCAGTTACTTCCCTTCTGGAGAAGTATGAGATTGATCCTAAGCAAATTGGTCGTCTCGAGGTTGGAAGTGAGACTGTGATTGATAAGAGCAAATCCATCAAAACATTCCTCATGCAAATATTTGAGGTACTGGCTCACAGTTCTAGcaaatatttgaaatttattggTTCTTCACGTATATATAGCAAAGGTCGCATCCACCTCTGCTCAATGCAGACTAGCTCATGAAGCAGAATATATGAGTTCATTGTTTGTTGTACATCATCCTTAATAATTGATTGTTTGGTTgcaccttttttgtttttttgtttctgtTGACCTTCCACTTCACCAGCAAAGCTTTACATTATGACAAACAGAAATATTGTTCAACAAAAACTTACCCTGCTTCTGTACCGTGTGAAACAAACAGAAATGTGGAAATACTGACATTGAAGGAGTCGACTCAACTAATGCATGTTATGGCGGAACTGCTGCATTGTTCAACTGCGTGAATTGGGTCGAGAGCTCTTCATGGGATGGGCGCTATGGACTTGTTGTATGCACTGACAGTGCGGTATGATCATTACAATATTGCGTATGCATTGCTCATTTGTTGCATAATTTGCAACGAACTTGAGCCTTTTCTTGATTAACATGCACTTATTCGGAAGCTTCTTTTGACAGGTCTATGCTGAGGGAGCTGCTCGGCCAACTGGAGGAGCTGCAGCAATTGCTATGCTAGTAGGACCAGATGCTCCTATTGTATTCGAAAGCAAGATTAGAGCTAGCCATATGGCCCATGTCTATGATTTTTACAAGCCCATCCTCGACAGTGAATATCCAGTAATTATCTTAATCCCCTGCAAGTCTCGTTAATTATTCATTTTCACAAGAATGCTCCGATTTGTTGTTTCCTGGACACAATTTAGAAGAAATATAGGATATTGTTGTTTGTACATGAATTTATGGTAATTGTTTGTTGCAGGTGGTTGATGGAAAGCTTTCACAAACTTGTTATCTTATGGCACTTGATTCCTGCTACAAGAGCTTATGCGACAAGTAAGCCGCTGGTTGAGCACATTTTCATATTCCGAAAATCTCTTTATTATCTTCTTTAATAACATCTCATTCACATTTTTAGATATGAAAAATTGGAAGGCAAGCAGTTTTCAATTGACGATGCAGCCTATTTTGTTTTCCATTCACCATACAACAAGGTACTTTATGGATCCAATacagaattttgatatttttttcctATAATAAAGCGATGGTAAGGATTACCTGAACGTTTTATTGAATCCTGCAGCTAGTACAGAAGAGCACTGCTCGATTGATGTTCAACGACTTTACAAGAAATGCTAGGTGGGTTGCAAATAATCCGTATTAAAggaatcattttttattttgtgaCCGGGATTCAGTTGACTGATCTTGTTTGGTTTTGCATTTGCAGTTCCATTGATGAGTCCACCAAAGAAAAACTTGCACCATTTTCATCCTTAGTTGGTGATGAAAGTTATCAAAGCCGTGATCTTGAGAAGGTCAGTACAAAACCTTTCATATTCTTTGTTctccaaaaaatagtttttttgtcATTTTCAGATTTATATAAGTTGAGATTGGAACTAACTAATGAGTTATAAATTTTGCATATACAGGTATCCTGGCAAGTGGCAAAACCATTTTACGATGAGAAGGTGAAACCGGCCACGTTAATACCAAAACAAGTTGGCAACATGTACACCGCGTCTCTCTATGCTGCTTTTGCCTCCCTCCTTCACAATAAGCACAGCTCATTGGTAAATACAAGTTACTTCTTTCCCTTTTGGTCCGGTTTCTTGTTAACATCTATCGCGTTTCATCTAATTTTCAAATGATTTTGGCAAACTCAGGCTGGACAGCGAGTAATCTTGTTCTCTTACGGAAGTGGATTGACTGCAACAATGTT is a genomic window containing:
- the LOC107805038 gene encoding hydroxymethylglutaryl-CoA synthase, with protein sequence MAAQPKNVGILAVEIYFPPTCLPQEALEAHDGASKGKYTIGLGQDCMGFCTEVEDVISMSLTAVTSLLEKYEIDPKQIGRLEVGSETVIDKSKSIKTFLMQIFEKCGNTDIEGVDSTNACYGGTAALFNCVNWVESSSWDGRYGLVVCTDSAVYAEGAARPTGGAAAIAMLVGPDAPIVFESKIRASHMAHVYDFYKPILDSEYPVVDGKLSQTCYLMALDSCYKSLCDKYEKLEGKQFSIDDAAYFVFHSPYNKLVQKSTARLMFNDFTRNASSIDESTKEKLAPFSSLVGDESYQSRDLEKVSWQVAKPFYDEKVKPATLIPKQVGNMYTASLYAAFASLLHNKHSSLAGQRVILFSYGSGLTATMFSLRLNEGQQPFSLSNIAAVMNVDEKLKSRHEFTPEKFIETMHIMEHRYGGKDFVTTKDCSLLAPGTYYLTEVDSKYRRFYAQKCVENGLANGH